A portion of the Candidatus Pristimantibacillus lignocellulolyticus genome contains these proteins:
- a CDS encoding Stf0 family sulfotransferase, with amino-acid sequence MKPTLSYTIWFSQRTGSTLLNHALASTGVAGNPAEWITSRDPNTIMKEDIESIWSYGSTSNGVFGIKTALSPNWITGLRKLYELPVTTTQAEVWRTAFPNSNKHIWMTRRNKIRLAVSWWRAIVSGEWHRQYGEKPQEHDIEDKYNFDAINHLLTEATFREAGMEQFFSEEGIVPLTIVYEDFIQDYEGTVRSVLEYLDIPTDNVAVAPPSLDKLADDVAEEWVQKFRRERQQGWGNIGW; translated from the coding sequence ATGAAACCTACATTAAGCTATACAATATGGTTTTCACAACGTACAGGAAGCACTTTACTTAATCATGCGCTTGCATCCACTGGAGTAGCGGGTAATCCTGCAGAATGGATTACATCCCGAGATCCAAATACGATAATGAAAGAGGATATTGAGTCTATCTGGAGTTACGGTTCAACTTCCAATGGAGTATTCGGAATAAAAACAGCTCTTTCACCTAACTGGATTACAGGATTAAGAAAGTTATATGAATTACCAGTTACAACAACACAGGCTGAAGTATGGCGTACAGCTTTTCCAAACAGCAACAAGCATATATGGATGACACGTAGAAACAAAATAAGATTAGCTGTTTCTTGGTGGCGTGCAATAGTATCTGGCGAGTGGCATAGACAATATGGTGAAAAGCCACAAGAACATGATATTGAAGATAAATATAACTTTGATGCGATTAATCATTTACTGACAGAAGCTACTTTTCGTGAAGCGGGTATGGAACAATTTTTCAGTGAAGAAGGAATTGTACCGCTAACGATTGTTTACGAGGACTTTATTCAAGATTACGAGGGAACGGTCAGAAGCGTATTAGAATATCTTGATATTCCAACAGACAACGTTGCCGTAGCACCACCTTCTTTAGATAAATTAGCGGATGATGTTGCTGAAGAGTGGGTACAAAAATTCCGCAGAGAACGTCAGCAAGGCTGGGGAAATATCGGTTGGTAA
- the cysC gene encoding adenylyl-sulfate kinase yields MNTHKGGVIWFTGLPGSGKTTLANNVQHVLLQSNIRCVIIDGDDIRHKLNRDLGFSEEDRMENLRRAAEVTRMFIEAGIFVLAPFITPRESYRTMIRQHFQPEDYTELYVKCSLDTCIGRDPKGMYALALADQLPNFTGISAPYDSPVAPDLKLDTEQLALQQCVDRLTAYIRSKVKVKS; encoded by the coding sequence ATGAATACACATAAAGGCGGGGTCATTTGGTTTACGGGGTTGCCTGGATCGGGTAAAACTACATTGGCTAATAACGTTCAACATGTATTACTTCAATCCAATATACGATGCGTCATTATAGATGGTGATGACATAAGACATAAACTTAACCGTGATCTTGGATTTTCAGAAGAAGATCGAATGGAAAATCTTCGTCGTGCTGCTGAAGTAACGCGTATGTTCATAGAAGCAGGGATATTCGTGTTGGCACCATTCATTACGCCGAGAGAATCTTATAGAACAATGATTAGACAACACTTTCAGCCTGAAGATTATACGGAACTGTATGTAAAATGTTCATTAGATACTTGTATAGGCCGTGATCCAAAGGGGATGTACGCCCTCGCTCTAGCAGACCAACTTCCTAATTTTACAGGAATATCTGCTCCATACGATTCACCAGTTGCTCCAGACCTCAAGTTAGATACAGAGCAGTTAGCATTACAACAATGTGTGGATCGATTAACAGCGTACATACGGTCTAAAGTAAAAGTTAAAAGCTAA
- a CDS encoding CD3324 family protein, producing the protein MEYINADAILPEELLKEVQKYINGGMIYIPMPKGSRKGWGVNSGHRTYLTQRNDQIRERFLQGTNIDQLSDHYFLSCESIKKIVYKKLV; encoded by the coding sequence ATGGAATATATTAATGCAGACGCTATTTTGCCAGAAGAATTATTAAAAGAAGTACAAAAATATATTAATGGTGGCATGATTTATATCCCTATGCCTAAAGGGTCAAGAAAAGGATGGGGTGTAAATTCAGGACATAGAACATATTTAACACAAAGAAATGATCAAATTCGTGAACGTTTCTTACAAGGCACTAATATTGATCAACTCTCTGATCACTATTTTCTTTCCTGCGAAAGCATTAAGAAAATAGTGTATAAGAAATTGGTATAG
- a CDS encoding multidrug efflux SMR transporter: MNRKGAMYLTCAILFEVCGSTMLKYSEGFTILWPSIGVVIGFLTSFTCLGLALKSMSLSTAYAIWSGVGTALTACIGILLFEEQINALKITALLFIIVGVAILNKSNSEQVKTVES; this comes from the coding sequence ATGAATAGAAAAGGCGCTATGTATTTGACATGTGCTATATTATTTGAAGTTTGCGGTTCGACCATGTTGAAATATTCAGAAGGGTTTACTATACTTTGGCCATCTATAGGTGTTGTTATCGGTTTTCTAACATCCTTTACTTGTCTTGGCTTGGCACTTAAAAGCATGTCCCTTTCTACCGCTTATGCAATCTGGTCCGGAGTTGGTACTGCGCTTACCGCATGCATTGGCATTCTACTATTTGAAGAGCAGATTAATGCACTGAAAATAACAGCGCTATTGTTCATTATTGTGGGCGTTGCAATACTTAATAAATCTAATTCGGAGCAAGTTAAAACTGTTGAATCATAA
- a CDS encoding SMR family transporter, whose protein sequence is MAYLLLLTSIITEVFASTMLKLSNGFTKKLPIVGVIVGYGLCFYLLSLTLLELPLGFSYAVWSGLGTILTAVMGVILFGEKINRQGLLGITLLLIGIILLNISK, encoded by the coding sequence ATGGCTTATTTGCTTCTATTAACTTCGATTATTACTGAGGTATTTGCTTCTACGATGTTGAAGCTCTCTAACGGATTTACAAAGAAACTACCGATAGTAGGTGTTATTGTTGGTTATGGATTATGTTTTTATCTACTATCATTAACATTACTTGAACTACCGTTAGGTTTTAGTTATGCGGTATGGAGTGGACTCGGAACCATACTTACTGCTGTTATGGGTGTCATCTTGTTTGGTGAAAAGATCAACCGCCAAGGATTACTCGGTATAACGCTGCTGCTTATCGGCATTATTTTGCTTAATATTTCGAAATAA
- a CDS encoding TetR/AcrR family transcriptional regulator, translated as MMDSTVSQPNHKKLLILEAASKVVLAEGVNRLTLEAVALEAGISKGGLLYHYGTKDELIKAMNIRVMEQFRESINRELATGASYPKAYLLASLSSLQDTEYLNISTSLLAAISNNHAILDLWKEDYSQVKENFNHSQIRRELCLLIQATCDGLWFSRLFSMTHIDADEEQKIIMELLHQLEGEST; from the coding sequence ATGATGGATAGTACTGTTTCACAACCTAACCATAAAAAACTGCTCATTCTAGAAGCAGCATCCAAAGTTGTACTCGCAGAAGGAGTCAATCGCTTAACGTTAGAAGCGGTCGCGTTAGAGGCTGGGATCAGCAAAGGTGGATTGTTATATCACTATGGAACGAAAGATGAGCTTATAAAAGCAATGAACATACGTGTGATGGAACAATTTAGAGAGAGTATTAATCGCGAACTTGCTACGGGTGCATCTTATCCTAAAGCTTACTTGCTCGCTTCATTAAGCAGTTTGCAGGACACAGAGTATCTTAATATAAGTACGAGTTTGTTAGCTGCAATCTCTAATAACCACGCGATACTTGATCTATGGAAAGAAGACTACTCTCAGGTTAAAGAAAACTTTAATCATTCTCAAATCCGTAGGGAGCTTTGTTTACTTATTCAAGCTACATGTGACGGTCTATGGTTCTCACGGTTATTCAGCATGACCCATATTGATGCAGATGAAGAGCAGAAAATTATTATGGAACTATTGCACCAATTGGAAGGGGAATCGACATAA